In Patescibacteria group bacterium, the genomic window TTTTAATGTTAAGCATCTTTATTAATATCAAGGTACAATATCCGAGAATGATTTTAATGGTTTTGATTTTTATTGTTTTAATTGCTGCTATAACATTATTCAATGGCGGGGCAATATTAAACAGTGGCATAGATATCATCTAAATTATGAAAGAATTTATTATCTTTTTGATTATTTTTCTGGTTATTTTCAGTATTTCTATTTTTATTTTCAATGGCAGATATATTTATGTCCAAATAAAATATTCATTTATTGGAGTTCCGTCAGCATCCAGGTTTTCTGATTCGATTTCTGGCGGGGGAAAAGACAAAGAAATAAAAGAATACATTTTACCCGATAAATTAATAATCCCATCCTTAGCCATAGAAGCGCCAGTGGTTATATCCCAAAGCACTACCGAAGTTGGATTTCAAAAAGATCTAGAAAGCGGAGTTATTTATCTGCCTGGCTCATCTGCTTTAAACGAGAAGGGGACAATGGTAATTATGGGCCACAGCTCGGCTTATCCTTGGTATAAAGGACAATACGGCTCT contains:
- a CDS encoding sortase, encoding MKEFIIFLIIFLVIFSISIFIFNGRYIYVQIKYSFIGVPSASRFSDSISGGGKDKEIKEYILPDKLIIPSLAIEAPVVISQSTTEVGFQKDLESGVIYLPGSSALNEKGTMVIMGHSSAYPWYKGQYGSIFALLNKLNINDEIVVFSKNKAYTYRVINKEIKAPKDLVFQTQKDEAVLYLVSCWPINTAWKRIVIKTTQVF